AGACGAAGGTATTCCAAACCCACGTCTCCTTTCTCGCGAAAGTATTTATAAAAACTTCCTTTGTGAACGCCGGATTTTTCGAGGATATCATTCACGCCGGTGTTTGTAAAACCCTGTTCGTAAAAGAGACGATCTGCTGCTTCGATTATTTTTTCCCGAGCTTTCATGGAACCCCTGCTTTTTATCAGCTTCTTTGTAAATTTCTGAATTCCCTCAAAAAGGACACTAAAAAATAGACGTGTTTGTCTATTTTTTAGTAGACGAAATAGTCTATTTCCCGGTAATTAAAAATAGACGTCTTCGTCTATTTTTGAAAGGAGAAGAATATGGACCGAATCTTGGTGGTTGGGGCTACGGGAAGTTTGGGGAAATTCGTAATGGAAGAATTGCGGAAGCAGGGTTATTGGATTCGAGTTCTCTCCAGATCTCCTATCAAATTAAAATTTTTAAATGGGATGTTCGATGAATCTGTATTAGGCGATCTTTTTGATCCGAACAGTTTGGAATCTGCGGTTTCCGGTATGGATGCAGTCATTTCTTGCGCCGGCGCTAGCCTGGATCTCAAAAACTTTCGGGATAGACGAACCTTCGAAGAAATCAATTTCAAAGGAAATCGAAACGTCCTCTCCGCGGCCGTTAAGGAAAATGTTTCCAAATTTCTCTACGTTTCCTTTTTATTGGTAGAAGGTATTCAAAAAACAGAATATATTAAGAGTCACGATCAAATCTCGGACTTAATTCGAAACTCGGGGCTTCGTTATACGATCATCCGTCCCACTGCTTTTTTCTCCATTCTTCTTAGTTTTTTGGAATTTGCAAAAAAAGGAATCGGCATCGTTATCGGAGAGGGTAACGCGAGAATCAATCCCATTCACGAGAAGGACGTAGCAAGAGCGGTGGTGGAAGCGTTGAAAACCGATATAAAGGAATTCAATATCGGAGGGCCGGATATTTTTACAAGAGACGAAATTACCGAGCTTGCGCTTCAAGTCACGAGTAAGAATCGGAAGCTACTTCACATTCCGATTTTCTTAAATCGAATTTTGGTTCGGTTTCTCCAACCTTTCAACAAAAGAATCTTTCAGTTTCTTCAGTTTGGCAACGTTGTTCACACCCTGGATGTAGTCGGACCTAAGTATGGAACCCTAAGGCTACGGGATTATTTCAAGGAAAAATTGGATTCGATTTAGAATATTATAAAAATCTTTAACAACATCCATGCCGTTTCGAGTTTTCGGCTTTGATACGAGAAAGTGGATTTTGGAAAGGAAGGATTGTATGAGTCAGGAAAAAAGATGGTTTTTGGAAGGGGATTACTTTGAGCACTGTAGTTGTGAAAGCCTTTGTCCGTGCTTGCTTAGCGGGTTTAAGGCTGAGCCGACTTACGGACATTGCCAGAGCATGCTCGCGTTTCATATTAAAGAAGGTGAATGTTCCGGTTTGAAGTTGGACGACTTAAATGTTGCGATGCTCGTCTTTACTCCGGGACCAATGGCGGAAGTTTCTTGGACCACGGGACTTTATATAGACGAACGTGCGAACGAGGAACAGTTCGATTCTCTCTTTCGAATTTTTTCGGGAGAGATGGGAGGGGCTCCCGCTTATATGAAATCTCTTACAACGAAGTTCTTGGGAGCAAAGAAAGTTCCCATTCAATACGAACTCAAAAGTGACAAAACGCGAGAGCTGAAGATTCCGAATATAGTGGAAGTTCAATTGGAATCCATTCGAGGACATCGCGGCAGAACCGTTTGGATCGATAATGTGGCACATGTCGCTCAAAAGATCGCACCGGGGAAGACAACAAAAGCCAAAGTAACGGACTATCACTTTGATTGGGATAATCCCGGTAAAAACGGTTTCTTAGGTCCCTTTCAATGGAAAGGTTAAGAAGATGAAAGTTTTTGAAGGTATTTTTCGCTTTCGTTTGAATTTAGAGCAGATCGTACTTTTGGGAATGATGTTGTTCCTTACTTCGATTTCTTGGATGGCAATGTATGATATGTCTTGGATGCATTGGGACGGAAGTCATCACTGCGAGAAACACGCCGAGGTCCCCTTTTTTACCTGGGCGATTCTCAATTTTTGCATGTGGGTTTTGATGATGATCGCTATGATGCTTCCTTCTTTTTTGAAATCCGTAATGATCTTTTCAAAGATGGATCAGAGTAAGGAGCACGGGAGAATTTTCTTTGGAATGGGAAGAGGAATTTTTATTATTCTCGGATATCTTTCCGCTTGGGCCGGATACAGCCTTCTTGGAACCTCTCTTCAGTATTATCTCCTTCGAATGAATTTGCTTTCTTCCAATCTCTCTTTGTATCATACGGAATGGATCGGCGGTTTATTGATAACGACGGGATGGTTTCAATTTAGCGGTCTCAAAGATAAATGTCTTTCTCAGTGTAAATCTCCTCTTGGTTTTTTTCTTACTTCTTGGAAGCCGGGTGCGTTAGGCGCCTTTCGGATGGGTTGGTCGCAAGGAGTTTATTGCGTGGGTTGTTGTCTTCTTTTGATGATTCTTATGTTTGTGGGAGGTGTGATGAGTCTTTCCTGGATGATCGGTCTTACCGCCCTGGTCTTGGCGGAAAAGTGGATCGACGGTAAACTTCCTGTTCGTCAGTGGACGGGAGTTGCTTTGATCGGTTGGGGTTTGTTTCTATTTATTGGGAAATCATTCTAAGCAACGTGAACTCGTGGATTTGTTTTCGGTTCACGATTTACAGAAGATCGATAGAAATTTGAAATTCTTTTTGAGATGTTATCGATAAGTCGGGAATTGTAGAATGGGATTTATTTTTTATTCTTCGACTTAAAAAAACTCTTCCCTTTAATTTCTTATCCATACAATTCTTTCCCAATTGGAGATTTCATGAAAAAAATTCTTTTGTATGCGATGGCTGTCTTTTATGTTTTTGCAGGACTCAATCATTTTCTCAATCCGCCTTTTTATCTGAGAATGATGCCGCCTTATCTCCCTTATCATTCTCTTTTGAACTACGTTAGCGGAATCGCTGAGATCGTCTTAGGATTGGCTCTCTTCTTGCAACCTCTGAGAAGACTCGCGAGTTTTGGTATCATTGCACTTTTGATCGCGATTCTTCCCGCAAATATCTATATGCTTCAGGCCGCGCTTTCAGGAACGGACTTTGGTGTTCCCGTCTGGGCTCTCTACGTTCGTCTTCCTTTTCAGCTCGTCTTTATCTTTTGGGCTTGGAGTGTGAAAGACGTCGAGTAATCGTTCTAACAAATTGTCATTCCGAAAAAGCTTGAAAACGGACTTGAAGTCCGTCTCCGTTACGATCACGGAAAGTTTTCCCTTAGGAAGACAATGCCCGATTTCTTTTTGTGATTCTTTTCAAGTTCCAGATTTAAGGTTATCTTTTTGTCTTTGCGTTAGGGATTTGGAAGGCGCGTAAGCGGCCCTTTCGGGGCCGGAGCGAAGCGGAGCCTGGAGAAGCCCGACCCACACACCGATTGAGATTATACTTTTCTTTTTTCGGTGAAACTTCCTTTTCTCCGAATGCGTGTGGGGAACGCCCGAAGTCCTCTTTGGTCCCGGATCTATTGGAATAGTAGAATATTATTATATATTAATTAGATTTGCTGAAAATCCGTTTTGTCGAGGTCAAAGGCTTCGCCGCGTTAGTAGAAATCCGGACATGCTATGATTTTTATATCGGCTCAGATTCAGCATTCCCGCGTTCCTACTCGTGATCTTTCCGCTTCCGTCAAATTCATAGATTTTTTGAACGTCATCGCAGGAGAGAAACGCCCTGGATGCGATTAATCTCCGGTCCTGATTGTCTTCGTTTATCCTATTGTATCTTTTTTTACTTTCCATATAGAAAAGCCTCTCCCTATTTTTCGGTTCCGCAATCAACAATTCCATTTCCTTTCTTCGAAAAGGAGGAAAGGGAGTATTTTTGGGTGAAATAAAGGGCTCTTCTATAAATTTGGCAAGAAAGGGCCTTCTTTCGACGGCTTTCCTTTTGAATTTTAACCTCGTCGTTTTTCTCTCCGTTCTGTTTTCGGAGATTCAATTGGGACGTTGTAAATTCTTTCCTAAATCTATGCGAGCATTCTTAAGATGATTAAAATTACAGGCCTGAATAAGGCGTTTACTTCCAAAGTTCTTTTTGACGACCTTAGTCTCACGATCAATCGCGGCGAACGGGTTGGTCTTGTCGGTCGTAACGGTCACGGTAAATCCACTCTCTTTCAGATGATTCTTGGTACCGTGGAAGCGGACTCGGGAACGATCTCCGTTCCGAAAGGTTATAAGATCGGTCACCTCCAGCAGCACCTTCATTTTACTAAACCGACCGTCCTGGAAGAATGCGCGCTCGGTCTTCCGGAAGGAGAAGAATACGAAACCTGGCAGGTTGAGAAAATTCTTTCCGGTCTTGGTTTTTCGGAAG
This is a stretch of genomic DNA from Leptospira tipperaryensis. It encodes these proteins:
- a CDS encoding SDR family oxidoreductase, translating into MDRILVVGATGSLGKFVMEELRKQGYWIRVLSRSPIKLKFLNGMFDESVLGDLFDPNSLESAVSGMDAVISCAGASLDLKNFRDRRTFEEINFKGNRNVLSAAVKENVSKFLYVSFLLVEGIQKTEYIKSHDQISDLIRNSGLRYTIIRPTAFFSILLSFLEFAKKGIGIVIGEGNARINPIHEKDVARAVVEALKTDIKEFNIGGPDIFTRDEITELALQVTSKNRKLLHIPIFLNRILVRFLQPFNKRIFQFLQFGNVVHTLDVVGPKYGTLRLRDYFKEKLDSI
- a CDS encoding DUF1326 domain-containing protein, giving the protein MSQEKRWFLEGDYFEHCSCESLCPCLLSGFKAEPTYGHCQSMLAFHIKEGECSGLKLDDLNVAMLVFTPGPMAEVSWTTGLYIDERANEEQFDSLFRIFSGEMGGAPAYMKSLTTKFLGAKKVPIQYELKSDKTRELKIPNIVEVQLESIRGHRGRTVWIDNVAHVAQKIAPGKTTKAKVTDYHFDWDNPGKNGFLGPFQWKG
- a CDS encoding DUF2182 domain-containing protein — translated: MKVFEGIFRFRLNLEQIVLLGMMLFLTSISWMAMYDMSWMHWDGSHHCEKHAEVPFFTWAILNFCMWVLMMIAMMLPSFLKSVMIFSKMDQSKEHGRIFFGMGRGIFIILGYLSAWAGYSLLGTSLQYYLLRMNLLSSNLSLYHTEWIGGLLITTGWFQFSGLKDKCLSQCKSPLGFFLTSWKPGALGAFRMGWSQGVYCVGCCLLLMILMFVGGVMSLSWMIGLTALVLAEKWIDGKLPVRQWTGVALIGWGLFLFIGKSF
- a CDS encoding DoxX family protein, encoding MKKILLYAMAVFYVFAGLNHFLNPPFYLRMMPPYLPYHSLLNYVSGIAEIVLGLALFLQPLRRLASFGIIALLIAILPANIYMLQAALSGTDFGVPVWALYVRLPFQLVFIFWAWSVKDVE